The Halomicrobium salinisoli DNA segment CACTACATTCTCAAATGGGACCCGCCCGAAGATCACGACACAGAACCTCGGACTGTGCCAGTTCCGTATCACGACCGGATTGACACCGGAACGCTATCGTCAATCGCTGAGCAAGCAGGCGCAAACGACTTCGACGAGTTCTGCCGGTGGATCGACCGGAACCGCTAGCCTCGATGTCCCCTCATTTTCGGTCACATCTTCGCGAGTGAACCGATTTTCGTATGGTCGGTTTGTCGCTCTCTCGAAGGCGTACGTTCCGGCCGCGCTCCACGGGCTGCGCGCCTGGCCGCGTGCAGCCCATTCCTGCCGGGCAGCTTCCGGCCCCACTACTCGTCGCTGGCGCTCCTCGCGGTGAGGCCGGACTCCTGCCGGGTCGGGCCGGGCTCGCTCACGCACCGCTCGCGCCGCTGCACTCACTCGTTCTCTCTGCCGGCGGACTCCTCCGCTGACGCGGAGCTTCCGCCGACGTCGACCGGGCGCACCGCTCGTGACCTTTCGCGTTCCACGGGGGTGTCTCGTCGCGACGGACGCTGTTGCGCCGCGACTCGGTCAGCCCCCGTGGACACGAGTCACCGTCCGCGGTGCGCCCTGTCTCACAGTCTCGGTCCACGAGCACAACTCGTTCGGACTCGCCGGACTTCCGGAGGCTTCCGGCGACCGCGCCTGCGGCGCGGCGTCGAGTGTGAGACCACTCGTTCGCTCGGCGGGCGCGACGTCCTCCGTCCGCCGCGCCCGCACCGGCGCTCGGGTGCGTTCGCTCGTGTGGGCGGCCCGAAGCCCTTGCACCGCACCGTCCGTGCCGGCTCCGCGCCTCGTCGCTGGCGCTCCTCGGCACGGACCCGCGGATGACGGCTGGGTTCAAGGGCTTCGCCGGCGCTCGCCGCGTGCTGCCCGGCCGTCACTCGACTGTGGGGGCTGGCGTCCGGCGACGCGTCGCGCCTCCAGGTGAACCGAGAGGCGCGACGCGGTCGCCTCTCAGAACTCCCTGCACTGATGGCTGGTTCGATGATCGCGGTCTGCCCAGAATGGGGGCACGGGCAGCACACTGTCGGCACTGACGGGCTGAAAGCAGGGAGCGCCGTGAGACGCCCCTAAAGCTAAGGCAACAATGAGTCGACGCTATTCAGACAAAAAGGCATCGCTCGGTGTGAAGGCGCGGCTGGCGGACAAGCGTGATAGTCCCCGGGAGGCTCATGAACGGATTCAGACGTCAGTGGCCTCCCAGGTGGACGCGAACGCGATCCTAACCGAGGTAGCAGAAACGAATCACGGACAGGAGCTGCAGCCGTCGGTCGATCAGGAGATTCAGGGCAAGAAGGACTATGACTGGACACGCTCGACGGAGGTCGGGCCGGATCGGCGCTACGGTGAAACCCTGGCCGCGCAGGAACGGCGGCTGGGCGAGGAGGCTGAGCTAGAGCGGTACGGCGAGCAGGCCCGGTCGGCCGCCGAGGTCGGCATCGATCGAGAACGATCCTGCCGTGAACAGTGTCAGGTGGAACAGGCCCAGTCGACGCGGGCATTCTGGGAACGGAAGCACCTGGCGGACGGTCGGGCACACGTCACGATTCCGGCGTCACGGCGAACGCGGACGGTGGATCCACGGGCGAAGCTAAGTCAAGACGAGCTGGCAAAGGTGAACGAGCGCGCGGCTAGGATGGCAGCGAGTTTCGAGGCACTGTCGAGAGCGGACGCAGCCCGGCGGTTGGCCGAGGAGTGGGACAAGCGTGGACAGTCGTTGACAGAAGCGGTGTTCGCCGTTCTGGACGAGTGGGCAGATGATCCCACTGTGCCGACGCAGGTGGCCGGGATCGATCCCGACGCTCGGTGGGTCACCGTGGAGGGCGAGATAGTGCGGTTGTTCGACGAGCCCGCGACCCGGAATCAGTATCAGGTCGGGTACCTCGAGGACGAGCAGGGAACGCGGGCCAAGGTGACGGTCTGGCGACGCTCCACGTACGGCCCGCTGGTTCGCACCCTCTCGGAAGGTGACCGAGTGCGGATTGCCCTCGGAAAGCCGGGTGCGTACAACGGTCAGAAGACAATCGCCGTCACGAGCGACACTGCGATCCTCTCGCCCGACGGCTGATCACCAGGCCGGGCTCTCTTTTTTGTTTCCTACCGACCGTCGAGGGTGGTACCGGTGAGACTGGAGTGGGATAGGTGGGGCATTCGGGAGCGGCTACAGGGGTCGATTTCATATGTCGGATTTCGTGGAAATCGGCAGATCTGAAGCAGGGCGGAATGCCACTGAATCATGTGGGCAAGATAAAGGAGTAATGCATGTTCGTGAAATCGGGCTGCCATCCCGCGATTTTCACTACATTACATTACTGTTTCTAATGTATATTGGGCATTATACGACCGCCGTCCTGCGATTTCGTTCTACAGTAGTGATGTTCGACGATTACCATCAAATATCATATGGTTCTGCTGAGCGCGTTATATTGTATCTCGAAGGAGAGGTTAGATTAGCGTTCAAGCGGTGTTTCCAGCGCCCAGATATCGGTCGCCGGG contains these protein-coding regions:
- a CDS encoding type II toxin-antitoxin system HicA family toxin yields the protein MVSRDFSGADIVSVLCNVGNYRLDRIRGDHYILKWDPPEDHDTEPRTVPVPYHDRIDTGTLSSIAEQAGANDFDEFCRWIDRNR